In Metasolibacillus fluoroglycofenilyticus, a single window of DNA contains:
- a CDS encoding NAD(P)/FAD-dependent oxidoreductase produces the protein MKRPTILVLGAGYGGLTTAVNLQKMVSGEQAEIILVNKNDYHYETTWLHEVGAGTISPDAARYPIANVLNNNVRFVQASVESIDVNERKVQTTAGEMTYDYLVLGLGFEGETFGIPGLDKYALSLANLNAARQIREHIEYQFASWSLDEVKDDSKLTIIVGGAGFTGIELLGELGNRVPELCKEFDIPQEKVRVLCVEAAPMVLPGFDPNLVEYAKAQLAKKGIEFSIGTPVVEATEEGVNIKKGEDEFEFIKAGTVIWAAGVRGNKLVETSGIESNRARIAVRKDMRAPGFDDVFVVGDCAFLLNEEAGRPYPPTAQIAMQQAVTIAKNIKHLMNGEETETFVYDDKGAVCSLGHDDAIADAVGRKLTGKTASALKKIVDNRALYLVGGVGLTVKKGKFKFI, from the coding sequence GTGAAAAGACCGACAATTTTAGTATTAGGCGCGGGCTATGGCGGATTAACAACAGCTGTTAATCTTCAAAAAATGGTTAGTGGTGAACAAGCAGAAATTATTTTAGTGAACAAAAATGATTACCACTATGAAACAACTTGGTTACACGAAGTAGGAGCAGGTACAATTTCACCTGACGCTGCACGTTATCCAATTGCAAATGTACTTAACAACAATGTTCGCTTTGTACAAGCATCTGTAGAAAGCATTGATGTTAATGAACGCAAAGTGCAAACAACTGCTGGTGAAATGACGTATGATTATTTAGTTTTAGGCCTAGGGTTCGAAGGTGAGACTTTCGGTATTCCAGGTTTAGATAAATATGCTTTATCATTAGCAAACTTAAATGCTGCGCGCCAAATTCGCGAGCATATTGAATATCAATTTGCTTCATGGTCATTAGATGAAGTGAAGGATGATAGCAAGCTAACAATTATCGTTGGTGGAGCAGGGTTTACAGGTATTGAGCTTTTAGGTGAGCTTGGTAACCGTGTACCAGAGCTTTGCAAAGAGTTTGATATTCCACAAGAAAAAGTGCGCGTACTATGTGTCGAAGCAGCACCAATGGTTTTACCAGGCTTTGATCCAAACTTAGTAGAATATGCAAAAGCACAATTAGCGAAAAAAGGTATCGAGTTTTCAATCGGTACACCTGTTGTTGAAGCAACAGAAGAAGGCGTTAATATTAAAAAAGGTGAAGATGAGTTTGAATTCATTAAAGCAGGTACAGTAATTTGGGCTGCTGGTGTACGTGGAAACAAGCTTGTTGAAACATCTGGCATCGAATCAAATCGTGCGCGTATCGCTGTACGTAAAGATATGCGTGCACCAGGCTTTGATGATGTATTCGTAGTAGGTGACTGTGCCTTCCTATTAAATGAAGAGGCTGGACGTCCATATCCACCAACTGCACAAATTGCAATGCAGCAGGCTGTTACAATTGCGAAAAACATTAAGCATTTGATGAATGGTGAAGAAACAGAAACATTTGTTTATGATGACAAAGGCGCTGTTTGTTCTCTAGGGCATGATGATGCGATTGCTGATGCTGTAGGTCGCAAGCTTACTGGTAAAACGGCATCTGCATTGAAGAAAATTGTAGATAACCGCGCACTATACTTAGTAGGTGGCGTAGGCTTAACAGTGAAAAAAGGGAAGTTTAAATTTATCTAA
- a CDS encoding EAL-associated domain-containing protein, producing MDVLNVLDKLDQIEILFEPIYSADEHSVAAYEVLGQLDENINLTMFSASEEIPEEIRAEIEQLIIRESLQIVGDKINDVDLYIPCNPNLLMLDFGESYFTLLKEMLPEQLLSKLVLVISEHHYKGNIEQLHHVVKYMKTYGIKIALDDIGAHSNLNHILLLEPYVLKMKVEQLDYNHWSAQNHVFSTLRALALKIGASLLVSNVDAVYQLQHGWKNGARYYKGVYLEPPLKEFIARDTLKSRFHDECKQFIMTEKKLLEQKYEATKMLERKIIAAVEQVEPTSTNIDSLLQLAEKLRPYIFRLYICDGEGFQTTPNIMLIEGNWRIQQDAIHKNWSWRPYFLQNLIKMRHDGQSKFSETYSDIETAELTRTYSMALPQNEYLFMDVSYDYLYENNIVS from the coding sequence ATGGATGTATTAAATGTGTTAGATAAACTCGATCAAATTGAAATATTGTTTGAGCCTATTTATAGCGCAGATGAGCATAGTGTGGCTGCATATGAGGTGCTGGGACAGTTGGATGAAAATATCAATTTAACTATGTTTTCAGCTAGTGAAGAAATTCCAGAGGAAATTCGTGCCGAAATTGAGCAGCTCATTATTCGCGAATCACTGCAAATCGTAGGGGATAAAATAAATGATGTCGATTTATATATACCGTGTAATCCAAACTTATTAATGCTTGATTTTGGAGAGAGTTATTTTACATTATTAAAAGAAATGCTGCCAGAGCAGTTATTGTCAAAACTTGTTCTTGTTATTAGCGAGCACCATTATAAAGGGAATATCGAGCAATTACACCATGTCGTAAAATATATGAAAACATACGGAATTAAAATAGCGCTTGATGATATAGGAGCGCATAGCAACTTGAATCACATCCTATTATTAGAGCCCTATGTATTAAAGATGAAAGTGGAGCAATTAGATTACAATCATTGGAGCGCGCAAAACCATGTATTCTCCACGCTTCGCGCATTAGCTTTAAAAATTGGCGCATCTTTACTAGTAAGCAATGTAGATGCGGTTTATCAACTACAGCATGGCTGGAAAAATGGAGCACGCTATTATAAAGGCGTTTATTTAGAGCCGCCTTTAAAGGAATTTATCGCAAGAGATACGCTAAAATCTCGCTTCCATGATGAATGTAAGCAGTTCATTATGACGGAAAAGAAGCTATTAGAGCAAAAATATGAAGCAACGAAAATGTTGGAAAGGAAAATTATTGCAGCAGTTGAACAAGTCGAGCCGACAAGCACAAATATTGATAGCTTATTACAATTAGCTGAAAAGCTACGTCCGTATATTTTTAGACTCTATATTTGTGATGGGGAAGGGTTTCAAACAACACCAAATATTATGCTAATAGAAGGAAATTGGCGAATTCAGCAGGATGCCATTCATAAAAATTGGAGCTGGCGACCATACTTTTTACAAAATTTAATTAAAATGCGACATGACGGTCAAAGCAAGTTTTCCGAAACATATAGCGATATTGAAACAGCAGAGCTGACAAGAACATATTCAATGGCATTGCCTCAAAATGAATATTTGTTTATGGATGTATCGTACGATTATTTATATGAAAATAACATTGTGAGCTAG